GAAAATAGAATTAAAAGAGAAAGGGATTTCTACTTTATTACCTCGTAAAGTGTGGTTTGATGATACGGTACAACGATTAAATGTAGATGGACGTGGTGAATTACTGGGTGAATTTAGACCAAGTGATAAAATTTTAATCATTGCACAATCTGGCAAGCTCAAAGTGATAACGCCGGAGTTGACAACACATTTCGACCAAGACATGGTCGTTTTAGAGAAATGGAATCCTAAAAAACCTATTTCGGCCATTTATTTCGATGGAGAAAAAGAGCGCTATTACATCAAACGCTTTTTGGTAGAAACCGAAAACAAAGAGGAAGCCTTTATCTCAGAGCATGCTAATTCGCATCTTGAAATTGTTTCAACAGAGTATAGACCTGTTGCCGAACTAGTTTTTGCAAAAGTAAAAGGAGTACAAAAAGAAAATCAAGTGGTAGATGTTGAGGCTTTTATAGCCGTAAAAGGATTCAAAGCACAAGGTAATCAATTGACTGCAGATAAGTTAAAACAAGTCAATTTGCTGGATCCACTTCCTTATGAAGAGCCTGTAGAGGAGGTGCCTGAACCACCTATTTTAAGCGATGAAGATGCAGGTCCAGTTCAACTTGATGATGATGGCCAAATCACTATGAGTTTAGATTAATACACTATTCTCAAAAAAATAAATGCCCCCAAAACAGTTTGGGGGCATTTTATTTTATAAAAGGATTCAATTTCACCATTCACTTCTCACGATTCACTTCTCACAACTCACATTTAACTATTTACTCTTGCTCTTATTCATTTTCATATTCAGAACTTCTACTAATAATGAGAACGAAATAGCAAAGTACAAATAGCCCTTTGGTACTGGTGTTACGTGACTTCCAAAGATTAAAGCGTTAGATAAATGAGCACTTTCTGTAAGCAACATCATACCTATTAAAATCAAAAATGAAAGCCCAAGTATTTGAATCGACGGATGTTTGTTTACAAAATTACCAACAGGAACTGCAAACTGCATCATCACAAGTACCGATATAATCACAGCAGTAATCATAATATAAAGTGCACCTTCAACGCCATTGGTCATTCCCACAGCAGTTAAAATACTATCAAATGAAAAAACCAAATCAATCAAGATAATTTGAAAAATAACGTTTTGAAATGATTTAGTAGCCGCTTTTCCAAGCTCTTTCTCTTCATGTCCTTTTTCGTCTACTTTCTCTCTAATTTCGTTGGTACTTTTGTAAATCAAAAATAATCCACCACCAAAAAGAATCAGACTTTGACCCGTAATTCCTGCCGAAAACCAACTCAAATCAATATGAAACCACGGCTCTTTCATTTGAATTAATAAATTAATACCAAACAAAAGCGCTATTCTCATGAACATTGCCAAGAACATTCCTATTTTAGTGGCTTTTTTACGTTGTTCTACCGGTAATTTTCCAGTAGCAATAGAGATGAAAATGATGTTGTCAATTCCTAAAACAATTTCAAGAAAAGTCAAAGTTAATAAGGCTACCCAAGCATCAGGATTTAAAAATATTTCCATTTTTTATTTTACTATTTACGTTATTAATCAGCAATTTTGGTTACAGTACCTTTTTGTTTCACATCAGATCCTACCATCCCAAATTCAAAGGTATAAGAATTTTTTGTAGTAGTCACTATTTTCATGCCTATCGCTTTTTCTTCGGCCATGTTTTTTGGACTTAATTTTTGCAAAACATATTCGCAGTCATTCACCCAGCGTATAGATGCCGTATCTGTTTTTCCTTCAAAAGTTTCAATCTCTATGCTGTCATTTCGTTCAAATAAAGCCGTTTTTTTTACACCGTCTACTTCATATTCAAACTTGAATTTTCCGGTTTTAAAATCCTTACAATTTCTTTCCATATCATAGCAAGAAGTCAAGACCAGTAAGGGTAGGAGCACTACTATTTTTTTCATCTTTTTTTGTTTTTTATTAAGGACCAAATCCAGCTGTTTGTTGCAACCCACAAGACTTAAAATCTTTTTTTCTACTGCCATAAAAGGAGCTTCCGGTGATCGCTCTTTTCTGTCAAGAAAAAAATAGCTTTTAATCCTTATGTGTTTTCACTTCCATCTGGGGTAAAATTAGTGTATTTTAATGTCATATTTGTCTAATAAACCACCAATTCCTTGCGTTGAAAACTTTGCTTTTTTCATCGGATTGAACTCTGGATCTATGCTGTAATCTGTGGCTTTAGTAAAATCAGCTCCAGCTAATTGCGTATTGCTAAATATGGCATTCTGTAATGAACTACCATCAAAAATAGTACCTGTTAAATTAGTTTCAGAAAAATTAACTTCTTTTAACGAACAAGAAATAAACTTGGTTTTAGGCATCTTTTTATTGGTAAAAGAGGCATAATCTAAAATGCATTCTTCAAACTCCACTTGAAATAAAAAATCATCACATTCTTCAAATAAAATCCCAAGTAGTTTACAGTTTTTAAAGTGTACTCCTTTTAAACTAGCACCAGATAATTTGCTCATAGATAAATTACAGTCTATAAAAACGCAATCCATAAAAGTGGTATTAGACAAAACAGCATTGGCCAAATCACAGTTTATAAAAGTACATTCTTCAAATTCGGGGTTGCTAACAGCACTGTCAAACGGATTTGTTTTTTCAAATGTTTTTTGAAGTTGAATATTGTTTTTCATTAGTCGTTAAATAAGCTTTTCATAATTGTTTTTAACCCTACATACATTAGGTACATGGCAATAAAACAAACAATCACCCCAACGCTTAATACTAGGTAATGCCAAATGTTTTGCTTGTTCATAAAAGCATTATGAATTATAGTTGGGCCTAAAAACAACAATGGTAATGCGCCCGCTAAGTATCGTACTCCTTTTGATAATAATTCTCTATTTGTAGCCATAATGATATTTAATGCAATTAATTTTAGCTTTTTTGTTCTGATAATAGCGGGTTTACAACTAAATTTGGCTCATTCTTTGGATTTGCCAAATAATCCCAAAAACAAGACCATTTTCCATTAAGCAAAATGCCTAAATCCTTTGTATTGTGTTTTACGGGGATTATTTATTATAGGGTCTGATATAGCTCTCTTAACATCTGTATAGGAGTTAAATAATTTATTCCAAAATGCATACAGGGTTCCGGGATTTTAATTCTATTTCTTCTTTGTGGTTGGCTTATTTCATGTGTTACGATAATACAATCATTTTTCATTGCATAAGCAATGAGCCAAGGGTCAGCTAAATCTGTAGAAAGAAATTCGTCTTTTGCACTTTGTAGAAAATGAGGATGGTTAGCTGTCCATACTGCTATTTCAGAATATTTATCTATACAAATTGTTGAATCGCAGAAAAATGAATTATTAATTGTTTCATTACACCATAGAGATAATTGGTCCTGATTAGAATTATCACAAAGTTCTTTTTTTACTTTGTCAATACTTATAATAATGCCACTATCTGATAATTCAATAAGTTTATTCCAATAACTTGGAAAAACATCGAACGGATAATACATTCGATGAGCTTGAATAAAAATATTACTATCTAATAAGTACTTTTTCATTAGTAAAGATATTCAGTTACAAACTTATTGTATGTTTCTCCTTTTAAATTAGTTAATTTATAAGCATCACGGTAAAGTAGTTTGTTTTCTTTGACTGCATTATTAACAAAAGAAGCAAATCTTAAACTAACTCTTTTTCTTGCAGTTGCATAGAAATTGCCTCCAGAACCTTGATTACTTTTTTTGAATTTAAAATCTGCCATATATTGATTATAAAATTCAAGAAAATTATTTTTTGTAATTAGATTCAAATCTAATGCTCTTCTTGCAATTACAATTTGACTAACTTTAAAAATTCTACTAAGAATTCGAAAGTCCTGAATCAATTCCCATTTATTCATAAAAATTATTTCTGGAACTAAAAATTCAGCAGCAACTTTGTCACAAAGAATTTCAACAGGGTTATTTGCTGGAATTAAATTTTGATTATCAAATCCTGCACTTTCTCCAAGCCAAACATGAGCTAATTCATGAATTAGTGTAAACATTTGTGCAGCTTTAGCATCAGCAGAATTAATAAATAGGAAAGGAGCTTTGCTGTTAACCAAAACAAAACCTCTACATTCATTTACATCAATTACTCTTCGTGTATTTGTCCCTACAATTCCATTAAACGTAACAATGATTCCTGCTTCTTCTATTTGATTTGTTAAAAAGTCAAGAGCCTGCTCCCAAGAATTATGTTTACTTGCCCAATCCAATTCTAATTTTAGTATATTTCTAATGTCGTTTACAATGACTTTATAATTATTATCAATATTATATTTACCGATAAAATTAAGATTTGGAAAATCTAATTCATTTAAATATTCTGTAAGCCAATTTTGTCTATCTAGAATATTTTGGATTGTATGAAAAACATTTAGACTAACCTTATTTGTTTCATTTACGCTTCCGGTTCTAAAAAAAGGTAAAGGAATATTTTCAATTGGAGGGTTTTCTAAAAACATGTAACCAAAGGGTA
This portion of the Flavobacterium sp. CECT 9288 genome encodes:
- a CDS encoding DUF6095 family protein — protein: MATNRELLSKGVRYLAGALPLLFLGPTIIHNAFMNKQNIWHYLVLSVGVIVCFIAMYLMYVGLKTIMKSLFND
- a CDS encoding DNA topoisomerase IV, which encodes MKKIVVLLPLLVLTSCYDMERNCKDFKTGKFKFEYEVDGVKKTALFERNDSIEIETFEGKTDTASIRWVNDCEYVLQKLSPKNMAEEKAIGMKIVTTTKNSYTFEFGMVGSDVKQKGTVTKIAD
- a CDS encoding DUF4411 family protein is translated as MKKYLLDSNIFIQAHRMYYPFDVFPSYWNKLIELSDSGIIISIDKVKKELCDNSNQDQLSLWCNETINNSFFCDSTICIDKYSEIAVWTANHPHFLQSAKDEFLSTDLADPWLIAYAMKNDCIIVTHEISQPQRRNRIKIPEPCMHFGINYLTPIQMLRELYQTL
- a CDS encoding pentapeptide repeat-containing protein encodes the protein MKNNIQLQKTFEKTNPFDSAVSNPEFEECTFINCDLANAVLSNTTFMDCVFIDCNLSMSKLSGASLKGVHFKNCKLLGILFEECDDFLFQVEFEECILDYASFTNKKMPKTKFISCSLKEVNFSETNLTGTIFDGSSLQNAIFSNTQLAGADFTKATDYSIDPEFNPMKKAKFSTQGIGGLLDKYDIKIH
- a CDS encoding ImmA/IrrE family metallo-endopeptidase — protein: MSTRVENINKNIIEWAIVRNGNSIEEFYAQNPNVESWVKEDKNPTVKQLEDFTHKVHVPFGYMFLENPPIENIPLPFFRTGSVNETNKVSLNVFHTIQNILDRQNWLTEYLNELDFPNLNFIGKYNIDNNYKVIVNDIRNILKLELDWASKHNSWEQALDFLTNQIEEAGIIVTFNGIVGTNTRRVIDVNECRGFVLVNSKAPFLFINSADAKAAQMFTLIHELAHVWLGESAGFDNQNLIPANNPVEILCDKVAAEFLVPEIIFMNKWELIQDFRILSRIFKVSQIVIARRALDLNLITKNNFLEFYNQYMADFKFKKSNQGSGGNFYATARKRVSLRFASFVNNAVKENKLLYRDAYKLTNLKGETYNKFVTEYLY
- a CDS encoding TerC family protein is translated as MEIFLNPDAWVALLTLTFLEIVLGIDNIIFISIATGKLPVEQRKKATKIGMFLAMFMRIALLFGINLLIQMKEPWFHIDLSWFSAGITGQSLILFGGGLFLIYKSTNEIREKVDEKGHEEKELGKAATKSFQNVIFQIILIDLVFSFDSILTAVGMTNGVEGALYIMITAVIISVLVMMQFAVPVGNFVNKHPSIQILGLSFLILIGMMLLTESAHLSNALIFGSHVTPVPKGYLYFAISFSLLVEVLNMKMNKSKSK